Proteins from one Deltaproteobacteria bacterium genomic window:
- a CDS encoding response regulator, with translation MSGPEDQRVDPRYPMVLRVDFPDRKELLDATENLSSGGVFVRSDRSFNLGEKVTLQLSFPGLLEPVKIEGEVAWQRQAGFNAPAGVGVKVNEEHRAKLKQLVDAVNTPQPGAAPRTGGYRVLIVEDNPHIIEMYAYVLKKLSRVEMGGKIPLDVAFAADGHEALTQLKSAKFDLVLTDLYMPVLDGFGLVARIREDAELKKIPVVVISAGGPEAQARAAELGVDVYLRKPVRFVEVLETVKGLLKVR, from the coding sequence ATGTCCGGTCCGGAAGATCAGCGAGTCGACCCGCGCTACCCCATGGTGCTCCGCGTCGACTTCCCCGACCGCAAGGAGCTCCTCGACGCCACCGAAAACCTCTCCTCTGGCGGCGTGTTCGTGCGCTCCGACCGCAGCTTCAACCTGGGCGAGAAGGTCACCCTCCAGCTCTCATTTCCCGGATTGCTGGAGCCGGTGAAGATCGAGGGCGAGGTGGCCTGGCAGCGACAGGCCGGCTTCAACGCGCCCGCGGGCGTGGGCGTGAAGGTGAACGAGGAGCACCGGGCCAAGCTCAAGCAGCTCGTGGACGCGGTGAACACGCCGCAGCCGGGCGCCGCGCCGCGGACCGGCGGCTATCGGGTGCTCATCGTCGAGGACAACCCGCACATCATCGAGATGTACGCGTACGTCCTGAAGAAGCTCTCGCGGGTGGAGATGGGCGGCAAGATCCCGCTCGACGTGGCCTTTGCCGCCGACGGCCACGAGGCCCTCACCCAGCTCAAGAGCGCCAAGTTCGACCTGGTGCTCACCGACCTCTACATGCCGGTGCTCGACGGCTTCGGGCTGGTGGCGCGCATCCGCGAGGACGCCGAGCTCAAGAAGATCCCGGTGGTGGTCATCAGCGCGGGCGGGCCGGAGGCCCAGGCGCGCGCGGCCGAGCTCGGCGTGGATGTGTACCTGCGCAAGCCGGTGCGATTCGTGGAAGTGCTGGAGACGGTGAAGGGCCTGCTCAAGGTGCGCTGA